Proteins from one Catenuloplanes atrovinosus genomic window:
- a CDS encoding polyamine aminopropyltransferase encodes MEFAGRPRIARAAVLAAVFVCAACGLVYELALVALGSYLIGDTVGQASIVLGVMVFAMGVGALAAKPFQHRAASAFAAIELLLALLGGLSVLGLYAAFAWLDLYAPALIGTAFVLGVLIGAEIPLLMVLLQRIREQAAGSAVADLFAADYVGALLGGLAFPFLLLPVFGQLRGALVVGAVNAVAGVLLVFTVFRKAMSRRARIGLGAGSAVVALTLGYAYAVAHDFEVTARQELYRDPIVHAERSRYQEIVLTESAPIVSGGVSDMRLYLNGDLQFSSVDEYRYHEALVHPVLAGVRGDVLVLGGGDGLALREVLRYPAVSSATLVELDPAVVDLARTRPEIRALNGDAFEDPRVRLVEADAFAWLRSAATRYDAVIVDMPDPDETATAKLYSVEFYTLVRNVLAEGARMVVQAGSPYFAPKSYWCIEATIRAAGFGTTPYHVDVPSFGDWGFVLAAPGGPGPSLRTEPPATPRFLSPSVLAAAAVFPPDRGPVDVEISTLLSPHVLEYVRSEWRSY; translated from the coding sequence ATGGAGTTCGCCGGACGACCGAGGATCGCCCGGGCCGCGGTGCTCGCGGCGGTCTTCGTCTGCGCGGCCTGCGGCCTGGTCTACGAACTGGCCCTGGTCGCGCTCGGCAGCTACCTGATCGGCGACACGGTCGGCCAGGCGTCGATCGTGCTCGGCGTGATGGTCTTCGCGATGGGCGTCGGCGCGCTCGCGGCCAAGCCGTTCCAGCACCGGGCCGCGTCCGCGTTCGCAGCGATCGAGCTGCTGCTGGCGCTGCTCGGCGGCCTGTCCGTGCTCGGGCTCTACGCCGCGTTCGCCTGGCTCGACCTCTACGCGCCCGCGCTGATCGGCACCGCGTTCGTGCTCGGCGTGCTGATCGGCGCGGAGATCCCGCTGCTCATGGTGCTGCTGCAACGCATCCGGGAGCAGGCGGCGGGCAGCGCGGTGGCGGACCTGTTCGCGGCCGACTACGTGGGCGCGCTGCTCGGCGGGCTGGCGTTCCCGTTCCTGCTGCTGCCGGTCTTCGGCCAGCTGCGCGGCGCGCTGGTGGTCGGCGCGGTCAACGCGGTGGCCGGCGTGCTGCTCGTCTTCACGGTCTTCCGCAAGGCGATGAGCCGGCGGGCCAGGATCGGGCTCGGCGCCGGCTCCGCGGTGGTCGCGCTCACCCTGGGGTACGCGTACGCGGTCGCGCACGACTTCGAGGTGACCGCGCGGCAGGAGCTCTACCGCGACCCGATCGTGCACGCGGAACGCAGCCGCTACCAGGAGATCGTGCTGACCGAGTCCGCGCCGATCGTCTCCGGCGGCGTCTCCGACATGCGCCTCTACCTCAACGGCGACCTCCAGTTCAGCTCGGTCGACGAGTACCGCTACCACGAGGCGCTGGTCCATCCGGTGCTGGCCGGCGTGCGCGGCGACGTGCTGGTGCTCGGCGGCGGTGACGGGCTGGCGCTGCGCGAGGTGCTGCGGTACCCGGCCGTCAGCTCCGCCACGCTGGTCGAACTGGACCCGGCCGTGGTGGACCTGGCGCGGACCCGGCCGGAGATCCGCGCGCTCAACGGCGACGCCTTCGAGGACCCGCGGGTACGGCTGGTCGAGGCGGACGCGTTCGCCTGGCTGCGCTCCGCCGCCACCCGGTACGACGCGGTGATCGTGGACATGCCCGACCCGGACGAGACCGCGACCGCGAAGCTCTACTCCGTCGAGTTCTACACGCTGGTCCGCAACGTGCTGGCCGAGGGCGCGCGGATGGTGGTGCAGGCCGGCTCGCCGTACTTCGCGCCGAAGTCGTACTGGTGCATCGAGGCCACGATCCGCGCGGCCGGGTTCGGCACCACGCCGTACCACGTGGACGTGCCGTCCTTCGGGGACTGGGGCTTCGTGCTGGCCGCGCCGGGCGGACCCGGCCCGTCCCTGCGCACCGAGCCGCCCGCCACGCCGCGCTTCCTCTCGCCGTCCGTGCTGGCCGCCGCCGCGGTCTTCCCGCCCGACCGCGGCCCGGTGGACGTGGAGATCTCCACGCTCCTCTCGCCGCACGTGCTGGAGTATGTACGCAGTGAATGGCGCAGTTACTAA
- a CDS encoding DUF350 domain-containing protein, with amino-acid sequence MDLLTDLLVTLTYGVIGVALMSVGYLLVDIATPGKLHVLIWENRNSNAAVLLASNLLGVGIIVVSAIVASHDDFVQGIIGTLAYGFVGLLLMAGAFLLLDAVTPGRLGEILVHPEPHPAVWVSATIHLATGAIIAAAIS; translated from the coding sequence ATGGATCTGCTTACCGACCTGCTGGTGACGCTCACGTACGGCGTCATCGGTGTGGCCCTGATGTCCGTCGGCTACCTGCTGGTGGACATCGCTACGCCGGGCAAGCTGCACGTGCTGATCTGGGAGAACCGGAACAGCAACGCCGCGGTCCTGCTCGCGTCGAACCTGCTCGGCGTCGGCATCATCGTGGTCTCCGCGATCGTCGCCAGCCACGACGACTTCGTGCAGGGCATCATCGGCACGCTGGCGTACGGCTTCGTCGGCCTGCTGCTGATGGCCGGCGCGTTCCTGCTGCTGGACGCGGTCACACCGGGCCGGCTCGGCGAGATCCTGGTCCACCCGGAGCCGCACCCGGCCGTCTGGGTGAGCGCCACGATCCACCTCGCCACCGGGGCGATCATCGCGGCGGCGATCAGCTGA
- a CDS encoding DUF4178 domain-containing protein, which translates to MNGGSAYFVVGVGCVLVVVGVVVLAIAWNKSRRPAPAPAPKGTDPFHTRDEDALRGDPRTLAPGDIVEIRGTSWAVRGSLRLTEGSWSWTEHLIDDAAGGQAWLSVEEDPDLAVVLWREVPAVTVTPGPATVELDGRRYTSDESGLARFTSTGTTGLDATGTVRYHDYEAKDGALLSFESYGDSGTWEAARGEQLVRAEFRIYPQAR; encoded by the coding sequence GTGAACGGTGGGAGTGCGTACTTCGTGGTCGGCGTCGGCTGCGTGCTCGTGGTCGTCGGCGTCGTGGTGCTCGCCATCGCGTGGAACAAGTCGCGGAGGCCGGCGCCCGCGCCCGCGCCGAAGGGCACCGACCCGTTCCACACCCGGGACGAGGACGCGCTGCGCGGCGACCCGCGCACACTCGCCCCCGGCGACATCGTGGAGATCCGCGGCACCAGTTGGGCCGTGCGCGGCAGCCTGCGGCTCACCGAGGGCTCCTGGAGCTGGACCGAGCACCTGATCGACGACGCGGCCGGCGGCCAGGCCTGGCTCTCCGTGGAGGAGGACCCGGACCTTGCGGTCGTGCTCTGGCGCGAGGTGCCGGCCGTGACCGTGACACCCGGCCCGGCCACCGTCGAGCTGGACGGGCGGCGCTACACCAGCGACGAGTCCGGCCTGGCGCGCTTCACCTCCACCGGCACCACCGGCCTGGACGCGACCGGCACGGTCAGATACCACGACTACGAGGCCAAGGACGGCGCGCTGCTGTCGTTCGAGTCCTACGGCGACTCCGGCACGTGGGAGGCCGCCCGCGGCGAGCAGCTGGTCCGTGCCGAGTTCCGGATCTACCCACAGGCGCGGTGA
- a CDS encoding DUF2617 family protein: MLVDLTLPYADTTAADLSFALGLPAAPALHVLDLPELGLQLRLLGASHQVMMGDLSETVACLPGRRPDLPGAVADERYRFAAEVRRLSAEEMTAEVGRLRAELSGHPHGLVGQFPGSPDAITALLAYRDGVAAVGWRTWHAYPQTGELVETTTSVRLGAV, from the coding sequence ATGCTCGTCGACCTGACCCTGCCGTACGCGGACACCACGGCGGCGGACCTCAGCTTCGCGCTCGGGCTGCCGGCCGCGCCCGCGCTGCACGTGCTCGACCTGCCCGAGCTCGGTCTGCAACTTCGCCTGCTCGGCGCCTCCCACCAGGTGATGATGGGAGACCTGAGCGAGACCGTGGCGTGCCTGCCGGGCCGCCGTCCCGACCTGCCCGGCGCGGTCGCGGACGAGCGGTACCGGTTCGCGGCCGAGGTGCGCCGGCTGTCGGCGGAGGAGATGACCGCCGAGGTGGGCCGGCTGCGCGCGGAGCTGTCCGGGCACCCGCACGGGCTGGTCGGCCAGTTCCCGGGCAGCCCGGACGCGATCACCGCGCTGCTGGCCTACCGGGACGGCGTTGCCGCGGTCGGCTGGCGCACCTGGCACGCCTATCCGCAGACCGGTGAGCTCGTCGAGACCACCACATCCGTACGACTGGGGGCGGTATGA
- a CDS encoding DUF4247 domain-containing protein translates to MTKHRRWFILGIALALVGVLVAGAAAVYGNFSARGYVADKFQRSTGDDIGDEAMAYTSNRVPTEVASQITGAWEPADQVVDASGVYLRYADDAIVILPAAVGSLILVEKVDSAYRRHHSHVGNYWGWGRGTSLRGGGPGSGK, encoded by the coding sequence ATGACCAAGCACCGCAGGTGGTTCATCCTGGGAATCGCGCTGGCGCTGGTCGGCGTGCTGGTGGCCGGCGCGGCGGCGGTCTACGGCAACTTCTCGGCGCGTGGATACGTCGCCGACAAGTTCCAGCGTTCGACCGGCGACGACATCGGCGACGAGGCGATGGCGTACACCTCGAACCGGGTGCCGACCGAGGTGGCGTCCCAGATCACCGGCGCCTGGGAGCCCGCGGACCAGGTGGTCGACGCGAGCGGCGTCTACCTGCGGTACGCGGACGACGCGATCGTCATCCTGCCCGCCGCGGTCGGCTCGCTGATCCTGGTGGAGAAGGTGGACTCGGCGTATCGCCGGCACCACAGCCACGTCGGCAACTACTGGGGCTGGGGCCGGGGCACCAGCCTGCGCGGCGGCGGACCCGGTTCGGGCAAATGA
- a CDS encoding SDR family NAD(P)-dependent oxidoreductase, which translates to MTVPDQAPRRTALITGATAGLGAAFARRLAAEGWDLVVVARDAERLATSAEELRARHGVAVSVIPADLATESGVGTVEERLRNASAPVELLVNNAGIGLNKGFLRSTLDDELRILRLNVEAVMRLTFAVLPQMTERRSGDVINVSSVSGYGVTAPGSTYTATKAYVINFSESVGQSVRRHGVRVLALCPGFVRTEFHQRAGIPTAGSPGWIWLDADSVVDGALSDLRKGRYVSVPSMRYKIAATALRHAPHALVRRFSEAGNRAVGRGAR; encoded by the coding sequence GTGACCGTGCCAGACCAGGCCCCGCGCCGCACCGCGCTGATCACCGGCGCGACCGCCGGTCTCGGTGCGGCCTTCGCGCGCCGGCTGGCCGCGGAGGGGTGGGACCTGGTGGTGGTCGCCCGCGACGCGGAGCGGCTGGCGACGAGCGCGGAGGAGCTGCGCGCGCGGCACGGCGTCGCCGTGAGCGTGATCCCGGCGGACCTGGCGACCGAGTCCGGCGTCGGCACGGTCGAGGAACGGCTGCGAAACGCCTCGGCACCGGTCGAACTCTTGGTGAACAACGCCGGAATCGGTCTGAACAAGGGATTCCTGAGGTCCACGCTCGATGACGAGTTGCGCATTCTGCGGCTGAACGTCGAGGCGGTCATGCGCCTGACTTTCGCGGTTTTGCCGCAAATGACGGAAAGACGTTCGGGTGATGTGATCAACGTCTCCTCGGTGTCCGGCTACGGCGTCACCGCACCGGGTTCTACGTACACCGCGACGAAGGCCTACGTCATCAATTTCAGCGAGTCCGTCGGCCAGTCGGTGCGCCGCCACGGCGTCCGCGTGCTCGCGCTCTGTCCGGGTTTCGTGCGCACGGAGTTCCACCAGCGGGCCGGCATCCCGACCGCGGGCTCGCCCGGCTGGATCTGGCTGGACGCCGACTCCGTGGTCGACGGGGCCTTGTCTGACCTGCGCAAAGGCCGCTACGTTAGCGTTCCGAGCATGCGCTACAAGATCGCCGCGACCGCGCTTCGGCACGCGCCGCACGCGCTCGTGCGCCGCTTCAGCGAGGCGGGGAACCGGGCGGTCGGGCGCGGCGCGCGGTGA